Proteins found in one Kangiella sediminilitoris genomic segment:
- a CDS encoding RNA-binding S4 domain-containing protein produces MTADNFVRLDKWLWAARFFKTRSIAKEAIDGGKVHCDGVKGKASRAVTVGMTLKIRQGFNEKTVIVKDLSSQRGPAKIAQTLYEETDESIKKREALAVQRQSMPKTEGKPDKRQRRQIHRFKRDQN; encoded by the coding sequence ATGACAGCTGACAATTTTGTGAGGTTAGACAAGTGGTTATGGGCTGCCCGTTTTTTTAAAACGCGCTCCATTGCCAAAGAAGCGATCGATGGAGGTAAAGTCCATTGTGACGGAGTAAAAGGCAAAGCCAGTCGCGCCGTCACCGTCGGAATGACACTTAAAATCCGACAGGGTTTTAATGAAAAAACCGTCATAGTAAAAGACTTGTCTTCACAGCGTGGACCAGCGAAAATTGCGCAGACTCTTTACGAAGAAACCGACGAAAGTATCAAGAAGCGAGAAGCCCTCGCGGTACAGAGACAATCTATGCCAAAAACCGAAGGCAAGCCTGACAAACGACAAAGGCGTCAAATACATCGATTCAAACGCGATCAAAATTAA